CATCAGTATTTGCAATAGGTTTAGCGGATAGTCCCGTACCCATAATATCCCTAACTACACCGCCAATACCTGTAGCGGCACCTCCATATGGTTCTAAAGCAGAAGGGTGATTATGAGTTTCTACTTTAAAACACAAGCACCAATCGTCGTTAAAACTTATGACGCCAGAGTTGTCATCAAAAACTGAAACCAAATATGGCTTTTTAACTTTCAGTTTATTGGTAGCATCTTTAATTAAAGAAAACATTGAAGGAAGTATCTTACCTTCAAATTCAACCTCAGATTTAAAAGTTTTATGTATGCAATGCTCAGACCAACTTTGGGCAATAGTTTCTAGTTCAACATCAGTTGGATCTCTATCTTCTTTTATAAAATAATTTTTAATAATTTTCATTTCGTTCAAATCAAGACTTAAGCCTCTCTTGATAGACAACTGTTTTAATTCTTGATCTGTTAAGTTCCTTATAGGAATAATAATTTTTTTAAACTTAAAGGATGGTAAATCTAATAAGATCTTTTCTTTGCCTTTTACAACGTGTTGGATTAGTTTATTCATTAAGACTTTTTCGCAGATCTTATTAATATCCTTTTTTGATATCGACTCACCAGTGAAGATATATCTTTTAGACGTTCTACAAGCTTTTATGCTGTTGTAACCTAAAGTCCTAATACCTCTTTTTATGGGTTCTTCAGCTGGGTCCATAACTCCAGGATTAAATGTTATTTCTACATCTTCTCCTTTTCTTTCTTGCTTTCCCAAAAAATACGTTTCAACTACTGGATCAATTAATAAATTCTTTGCAATGTCTTCTATTTCATTTTGATTGAAATCTCCTTCAATATTGTAAACTCTTGCAATTTTAACATCGTGAACACTTTCTACACCAATTGAAACAATTTGTCTAAGAACGCTTTCTGCTTCAGCATCAAAAACTCCTTCTTTAAACCAAACCTCAACTCTATACAAGGATTAACCCCCTAAAGTTAAATAAAATTTTTGAATTAATATTCTATTCTCTAATTTACAAGTAAACATATGTCTATTTTATCATTTTAGCTCTACATACAACAAAGCGCTCAACTCCATACAAATCTTTTAAACTAAAGCAACTAAAGTTGTTGGCTTCTCCTATTTCAACAACTTCCTTTGCTTGATTGAAACCCACTTCAAATACTAAACCACCATCAAAAAGAAGAAAATCCTTAGCTTTTGATAAGATTTTTTCATAAAAGTATAAACCTTTATTTTCTGCAAAAAGTGCAATTTTTGGTTCAAAATAAATCTCCTTACTAATTAATGAAAGCTTTGTATTGCTAATGTCAATATATGGAGGATTAGAAACAATAACGTCAAACATTTTCTTTTCTAAAGGAAAAAGATCAGCAAGCTCAAAAGAAACTTTATTTTCCAAATTATTTTCCTTTGCGTTTTCTTTGGCAACCATTAGAGCTCTCTCAGATATATCAGTTGCAACGCAAAAAGAATTCTCAATTTCTCTTACTAATGATAATGCAATTGCACCTGAACCAGTTCCAATATCTAAAAAAGTTTTCGCTCGAGGAAAGAACTTTTTTATTATATCAATTATTTCTTCCGTTTCATTTCTTGGTATTAATACATCTTCATTTACTTTTAATTTTAAAAGTCTAAAGGGTTTATATCCAATTATATATTCAAGTGGTTTATTTTTTAACCTTAATTCAATTGCCTCATAAATTGAATTTATCTTATCCATATCAATTTCTATGTTGTCAAATAAATACAAATCTTTTATATCAATTTCTAAAAAATGTGATAAAATAATTTTAGATTCCAAAAAGGGATTATCAGTCTTATTTTTTAATTGGTCTGAAATATCTCTTGCGAATTGTTTTAAATTAACTGTTTTTTTCTTTTTAAATTTTCTAATCATGTTATAATCATTTTAAACCAAAAATAAAATCCTGTGGAGGACCAGTTAGTATGCCAAAGAGCTATAAAAGAAGAAAACATCTTCTTTCCGATGAAGCTTACGAAAAATTAAAAAAACATATATTTCTTGGAAAAATAAAAGTAGGAGAATTAGAAACAGAAAGAGGACTCGCTGAAAGATTTAATATGAGCAGAACTCCTATTAGAGAAGCTATTTTGAAATTAGAAAAAGAAGGACTGGTAACTGTAATTCCTAGAGAAGGCATATTAATTGGCAGTTTAAACAGGTTTGATTTGAAAGAAATTTTTGAAATAAGAAGACTTTTAGAAAGCTTCTCAGCAGAAAAATTAGCAAGAGTAAAGTCAGATATAGATTTTTCCAAACTTGAAAAAATAATAATTAATGCAAGAAAAAGAATATCCAAGAAAAATTATGTAGGTTTCGTAGATCTAGATAGAGAATTTCACAGCACTATTGCAGAACTAACCAAAAATAGATATGTAGTAAGATTTTTAGAAGATATCAGAGACGTTATGAACTTATCCGGAATAAAAGCTTTAACAAAATCATGGGACTACGAACAAGTTTTGCGAGAACATACGGAAATATTAGACGCTATGAAGAAAAAAGATCCATCTTCCGCAAAGAAAGCTATGGACAAACACTTGCTAAATACCTTTAAGGCTATGATCAGGATATTACCAAAAATAGAAGACTAAATCTTTTCAAGAGCGCTGTTCAATACATCTATTAAACCATCAGTCAAATTAAGCTTTAGTATCTCATTTTTTGAGAAAAAACACGCTTCCTGAGCATCGTCATTCGCCTTTAAAGATCCACCTTTAAGGCTTAATAAGAACAATAATATTACATAATGATAACCTATTTTATCTTCTTGAAGATCAATTTTTTCATAAACCGTCAGTAATTTAACAACTTCAACACTAAGAGATGTTTCTTCGAAAAATTCTCTTTTTATAGCGTCGTTTAACTTTTCACCCTTTTCTACGACCCCACCTGGCAAAGACCAACGTCCAATCGAGGGAGGGCTCTTTCTTTTTACCAGAAGTATCTTATTATCTCTTATCAATAGACCGCTAACAGCAAGAATAGGAAATGGATATTTTCTTCTATCCATAGTCTAAAATTTCATAGGCTTCAATTTTGATGAAATAAACATACCAATTTCAAAGAGTAGCATTAAAGGAATAAACATAATACCTTGTGAAAATAAATCAGGAGGACTAATAAAGCCTATAAACAAGAAGATTAAAATATAAAAAAACTTCCTTAATTTCTTTAATGTTGGATAAGAAACAATATTTAGCAATATCAATAAAGATAAAACTAGTGGCAATTGAAACATAAGTCCAAAAAAAACTATTGTTAAAAAATAAAAAGATATAAACTTTGCTATTGAAAGCTTAGCAACCGCATAACTCGTAGAATGGAAAA
Above is a genomic segment from Thermodesulfobium narugense DSM 14796 containing:
- the prmC gene encoding peptide chain release factor N(5)-glutamine methyltransferase, with the translated sequence MIRKFKKKKTVNLKQFARDISDQLKNKTDNPFLESKIILSHFLEIDIKDLYLFDNIEIDMDKINSIYEAIELRLKNKPLEYIIGYKPFRLLKLKVNEDVLIPRNETEEIIDIIKKFFPRAKTFLDIGTGSGAIALSLVREIENSFCVATDISERALMVAKENAKENNLENKVSFELADLFPLEKKMFDVIVSNPPYIDISNTKLSLISKEIYFEPKIALFAENKGLYFYEKILSKAKDFLLFDGGLVFEVGFNQAKEVVEIGEANNFSCFSLKDLYGVERFVVCRAKMIK
- a CDS encoding GntR family transcriptional regulator, which produces MPKSYKRRKHLLSDEAYEKLKKHIFLGKIKVGELETERGLAERFNMSRTPIREAILKLEKEGLVTVIPREGILIGSLNRFDLKEIFEIRRLLESFSAEKLARVKSDIDFSKLEKIIINARKRISKKNYVGFVDLDREFHSTIAELTKNRYVVRFLEDIRDVMNLSGIKALTKSWDYEQVLREHTEILDAMKKKDPSSAKKAMDKHLLNTFKAMIRILPKIED
- a CDS encoding NUDIX hydrolase produces the protein MDRRKYPFPILAVSGLLIRDNKILLVKRKSPPSIGRWSLPGGVVEKGEKLNDAIKREFFEETSLSVEVVKLLTVYEKIDLQEDKIGYHYVILLFLLSLKGGSLKANDDAQEACFFSKNEILKLNLTDGLIDVLNSALEKI